From Pseudomonas putida, one genomic window encodes:
- a CDS encoding arylsulfatase: MKSSRRWITSFALAATAAVSVCTATAAEKPNILVIFGDDIGQTNISAYGKGVVGYQTPNIDRIGQEGMLFTDYYAENSCTAGRSSFITGQTPLRTGLSKVGMPGVPVGLQARDVTIAQALKAQGYATGQFGKNHLGDRDEYLPTNHGFDEFFGNLYHLNAEEEPERELWPKDDEAFVKATSPRGVIKSSADGKIEDTGALTKSRMETIDDETTQAAINFIDKQAKADKPFFVWMNTTRMHLYTHVRESMRGQSGMQGNEYADGMVEHDGDVGKLLKTLDDLKIADNTIVVYTTDNGPNQFSWPDAATTPFRNEKNSNWEGAYRVPAMIRWPGKVKPGTVSTQMFSGLDWFPTLLAAAGDTGIKDRLLKGADVGGKNFKVHLDGYNQLDYLTGKADKSARSEFYYFNDDGELVSMRFGDWKLVFCEQRAPGGFAVWSEPFTCLRVPKIFNLRMDPYERADVVSNQYYDWVTKNDYLIFQGTRKAAAFLQTFVEYPPSQRPASFSIDQIRADVDKKIEEKMKQ, from the coding sequence ATGAAGTCCAGCAGAAGATGGATAACCTCATTCGCGCTAGCCGCTACTGCAGCGGTGAGCGTGTGCACGGCAACCGCCGCGGAAAAGCCCAATATCCTGGTGATATTCGGCGATGACATTGGCCAGACCAACATCAGCGCCTATGGCAAGGGCGTGGTCGGCTATCAGACGCCCAACATTGACCGCATCGGCCAGGAAGGCATGCTGTTCACTGACTATTACGCCGAGAACAGCTGCACTGCTGGGCGTTCTTCCTTCATCACCGGGCAGACACCGCTGCGCACCGGCTTGTCCAAGGTCGGCATGCCGGGTGTGCCCGTGGGTTTGCAGGCGCGCGATGTCACCATTGCCCAGGCGCTCAAGGCGCAGGGCTATGCCACTGGCCAGTTCGGCAAGAACCATTTGGGCGACCGGGATGAATACCTGCCGACCAATCATGGCTTCGACGAGTTTTTCGGCAACCTGTATCACCTGAACGCCGAGGAAGAGCCGGAGCGTGAACTGTGGCCCAAGGATGACGAGGCATTCGTCAAGGCTACCTCGCCACGGGGTGTGATCAAGTCGAGCGCCGATGGCAAGATCGAGGATACCGGTGCGTTGACCAAGTCGCGCATGGAGACCATCGACGACGAGACCACCCAGGCGGCAATCAACTTCATCGACAAGCAAGCCAAGGCTGACAAGCCGTTCTTCGTGTGGATGAACACCACCCGTATGCACCTTTATACCCACGTGCGCGAGTCGATGCGCGGGCAGAGCGGTATGCAGGGCAATGAGTATGCAGATGGCATGGTGGAGCACGACGGTGACGTGGGCAAACTGCTCAAGACCCTCGATGATCTGAAGATCGCCGACAACACCATCGTGGTTTACACCACCGACAACGGCCCTAACCAGTTCTCCTGGCCTGATGCCGCGACCACACCGTTCCGCAACGAGAAGAACTCCAACTGGGAAGGCGCCTACCGCGTGCCGGCGATGATCCGTTGGCCTGGCAAGGTCAAGCCGGGCACGGTGTCCACCCAGATGTTCTCGGGGCTGGACTGGTTCCCGACACTGCTGGCCGCAGCCGGTGACACGGGCATCAAGGACCGCTTGCTCAAGGGCGCCGATGTGGGTGGCAAGAACTTCAAGGTGCATCTGGACGGTTACAACCAGCTGGACTACCTGACCGGCAAAGCGGACAAGAGCGCACGTAGCGAGTTCTATTACTTCAACGATGACGGTGAACTGGTGTCGATGCGCTTCGGCGACTGGAAGCTGGTGTTCTGCGAACAGCGTGCCCCCGGTGGTTTCGCGGTTTGGAGCGAACCGTTCACTTGCTTGCGGGTGCCCAAGATCTTCAACTTGCGTATGGACCCGTATGAGCGCGCCGATGTGGTCTCCAACCAGTACTACGATTGGGTGACCAAGAACGACTACCTGATCTTCCAGGGGACCCGCAAGGCTGCCGCGTTCTTGCAGACGTTCGTGGAATACCCGCCCAGCCAGCGTCCGGCCAGCTTCAGCATCGACCAGATTCGTGCTGACGTGGACAAGAAGATCGAAGAGAAGATGAAGCAGTAA
- a CDS encoding DMT family transporter yields the protein MDKTTSGWINGFIGVAIFAGSLPATRVAVTAFEPTFLTCARATIASLLGALFLIVLRQPRPQRGDLSSLAVTALGVVIGFPLLTALALQHVTSAHSIVFVGLLPLCTAGFAVLRGGERPGPLFWLFSLIGAGLVVGYALMNGGEASALGDLLMMAAVVVCGLGYAEGARLSRTLGGWQVISWALLVALPFMLLLTIANFPAPDAFARVSTGAWFSFAYVSLFSMLIGFVFWYKGLVQGGIAAVGQLQLVQPFMGLGLAALLLHEHVSWVMLVVTLGAVLCVAGAKKYASA from the coding sequence ATGGACAAAACAACCAGCGGGTGGATAAACGGCTTCATCGGCGTGGCCATATTTGCCGGCTCCTTGCCGGCGACCCGTGTGGCTGTGACGGCCTTCGAACCTACGTTCCTGACATGTGCCAGGGCAACCATTGCCTCCCTGTTGGGTGCGCTGTTCTTGATCGTGCTACGCCAGCCCCGGCCCCAGCGTGGTGACCTGTCGTCACTGGCTGTCACAGCGCTTGGCGTGGTTATCGGTTTTCCGCTGCTGACGGCGCTGGCCCTCCAGCACGTCACTTCTGCTCATTCCATCGTTTTTGTCGGGCTGCTGCCGCTGTGTACTGCAGGGTTCGCCGTGCTGCGGGGCGGTGAACGACCTGGGCCACTGTTCTGGTTGTTCTCGTTGATCGGTGCCGGGCTGGTCGTTGGCTATGCGTTGATGAATGGAGGCGAGGCGTCGGCGCTGGGCGACCTGCTGATGATGGCGGCGGTGGTGGTCTGTGGGTTGGGCTATGCCGAAGGGGCGCGCCTGTCGCGCACGCTCGGTGGGTGGCAGGTGATCAGTTGGGCATTGCTGGTAGCGTTGCCGTTCATGCTGCTGCTGACGATCGCGAATTTCCCGGCGCCCGATGCCTTCGCCCGGGTCAGCACCGGCGCCTGGTTCAGCTTCGCCTACGTTTCGCTGTTCAGCATGCTGATCGGGTTTGTGTTCTGGTACAAAGGGCTCGTCCAGGGCGGCATCGCCGCCGTGGGCCAACTGCAACTCGTTCAACCGTTCATGGGGCTTGGGCTGGCTGCGTTGCTTCTGCACGAGCACGTCAGCTGGGTGATGCTTGTGGTAACGCTGGGTGCGGTCCTCTGTGTTGCCGGAGCCAAGAAATACGCCAGCGCATGA
- a CDS encoding VWA domain-containing protein, with protein MDIDLSALHLLRPYWLLLWLPAALLPWAWQRRNDLKRQLHGVIAPHLVEHLLITPEEQARLRPVHLLAALLGLGALAAAGPTWQRDIPAFVDNRAPLILALDLSPSMDADDVPPSRLQAAKHTLHDLVMRRAGARTALIAYAGSAHLVLPATEDPQLLDTFLQALTTDLIAQPGKDVAGVIDVAKRLLAAEQVPGTLVLLTDGADAGQLSALTGALKGSDLQVMVLAVGSQDSGVVHDAQGRTRVDAEGRPLQADFDQQGLRQLADAVNGPLGSLTLSDDDLDWIELHAQQHFQAAQGDPQQVHWKDAGYWLCWPLALLALLCLRRGWKVHWMATVLVAVVLGTQPQSARAGPVADAFFTPDQQGRWAFEHGHYPQAAAHFNDPYWKGLAAYTAADYDVALASLGKLDTAQAFFYRGNIYVRQFKFPQAVQAYQQALQRQPAFPEASANLALAQALLKDYEDQQKAGTPDEKADKVVEDQTPSKGARQKQQQTPQAASDQVWLNNLTTSPAQFLRRKFLLQDASRHTAEGS; from the coding sequence ATGGACATCGACCTTAGTGCCTTGCACCTGCTGCGCCCCTATTGGTTGTTACTGTGGCTACCGGCCGCGCTGCTGCCCTGGGCCTGGCAGCGGCGCAATGACCTGAAGCGGCAGTTGCACGGCGTGATCGCTCCACACCTGGTCGAGCATCTGCTCATCACCCCCGAGGAGCAAGCGCGGTTACGGCCCGTTCACCTGCTGGCAGCACTGCTCGGCCTGGGTGCCCTGGCCGCCGCGGGGCCGACCTGGCAGCGCGACATCCCCGCGTTCGTCGACAACCGTGCGCCGCTGATCCTGGCGCTGGACCTGTCGCCGTCGATGGATGCCGACGACGTACCCCCATCCCGCCTGCAAGCCGCCAAACATACCTTGCACGACCTGGTGATGCGCCGCGCAGGGGCACGCACAGCGCTCATCGCGTATGCCGGCAGCGCGCACCTGGTGCTGCCCGCCACCGAAGACCCACAGTTGCTCGACACCTTCTTGCAAGCACTGACCACCGATTTGATCGCGCAACCTGGCAAGGATGTAGCAGGGGTGATCGACGTGGCGAAACGCTTGCTGGCAGCCGAGCAGGTGCCCGGTACGCTGGTGCTGCTGACCGATGGCGCCGATGCCGGGCAATTGTCGGCACTGACGGGCGCGCTCAAAGGCAGCGACCTGCAGGTGATGGTCCTGGCCGTGGGCAGCCAAGACAGCGGGGTTGTGCATGACGCCCAGGGCCGTACCCGGGTCGATGCCGAAGGGCGCCCGCTGCAGGCGGACTTCGACCAGCAGGGCTTGAGGCAGTTGGCCGACGCCGTCAACGGCCCGCTGGGCAGCCTGACCCTGAGCGACGATGACCTGGACTGGATCGAACTGCATGCGCAGCAGCATTTTCAGGCAGCCCAAGGCGACCCGCAGCAGGTGCACTGGAAGGACGCCGGCTACTGGCTGTGCTGGCCGCTGGCGCTGCTTGCGCTGCTGTGCCTGCGCCGTGGCTGGAAGGTGCACTGGATGGCCACCGTGCTGGTGGCGGTAGTGTTGGGCACGCAGCCGCAAAGCGCGCGGGCCGGGCCTGTCGCGGATGCCTTCTTCACCCCTGACCAGCAGGGCCGCTGGGCCTTCGAGCATGGCCATTACCCGCAGGCCGCAGCGCATTTCAACGACCCTTACTGGAAAGGCCTGGCTGCCTACACCGCCGCCGACTATGACGTTGCCTTGGCCAGCCTCGGCAAGCTCGACACCGCCCAGGCTTTTTTCTACCGGGGCAATATCTACGTGCGCCAGTTCAAGTTTCCCCAGGCGGTTCAGGCCTACCAACAGGCTTTGCAGCGCCAGCCTGCGTTCCCCGAGGCCAGTGCCAACCTGGCACTGGCGCAGGCGCTGCTCAAAGACTATGAAGACCAGCAAAAGGCAGGCACACCCGACGAGAAGGCCGACAAGGTGGTGGAGGACCAGACGCCTTCCAAAGGCGCCCGGCAAAAGCAGCAGCAAACGCCGCAGGCCGCTTCGGACCAGGTCTGGCTGAATAACCTGACGACGTCGCCGGCGCAGTTCCTCAGGCGCAAGTTCCTGCTTCAGGATGCCTCACGACACACAGCGGAGGGCAGCTGA
- a CDS encoding HAD family hydrolase: MLVLHRARWWLALLLVLPLAVQAANALPSWRDGPSRQAIEAFVGAVTTEGSEDYVPEAERIAVFDNDGTLWSEQPLYFEVLFALDEVKRLAPQHPEWTSQQPFKAVLEGDQKALSDSGMDGMLKIVAATHAGVSTEAFIANTQRWLATAVHPRTHRPYTEMVFQPMLELLQYLRANGFRTYIVSGGEVAFMRAFAEEVYGVPPEQVIGTTLEARFIDDNGTLSIERLPKLLHNDDGPGKPVSIDAHIGRRPIFAFGNSDGDLQMLQWTMAGDGKRFAGLVHHTDATREWAYDRDSKVGRLDKALDAAKGANWTVVDMAREWQRIYPFESNQAQ; the protein is encoded by the coding sequence ATGCTCGTTCTACACCGTGCGCGCTGGTGGTTGGCCTTGTTGCTCGTGTTGCCTCTGGCGGTGCAGGCGGCCAATGCGCTGCCTTCCTGGCGGGATGGCCCCTCACGGCAAGCCATCGAAGCGTTCGTGGGCGCTGTGACCACCGAAGGCAGTGAAGACTATGTGCCCGAGGCCGAGCGCATTGCCGTCTTCGACAATGACGGCACGCTATGGAGCGAGCAGCCGCTGTATTTTGAGGTGTTGTTTGCCCTTGATGAGGTCAAGAGGCTCGCACCGCAACACCCGGAATGGACCAGCCAGCAGCCGTTCAAGGCCGTTCTGGAGGGCGACCAGAAGGCTTTGAGTGACAGCGGCATGGACGGCATGCTCAAGATCGTCGCCGCCACTCATGCCGGGGTCAGCACCGAGGCGTTTATCGCCAATACCCAGCGTTGGCTGGCAACGGCCGTACACCCTCGCACCCACAGGCCGTACACCGAGATGGTCTTCCAGCCCATGCTCGAACTTTTGCAGTACCTGCGGGCCAACGGTTTCAGGACCTACATCGTCTCGGGCGGTGAGGTGGCATTCATGCGTGCATTCGCAGAGGAAGTCTACGGGGTGCCGCCAGAGCAGGTGATCGGCACCACGCTGGAGGCTCGCTTCATCGATGACAACGGCACACTGTCGATCGAACGTCTGCCCAAGTTGCTGCACAACGACGATGGCCCAGGCAAGCCGGTGAGCATCGATGCCCATATCGGCCGTCGCCCGATCTTCGCCTTTGGCAACTCCGACGGCGACTTGCAAATGCTGCAATGGACCATGGCTGGCGACGGCAAGCGCTTTGCCGGCCTGGTCCATCACACCGACGCGACACGCGAATGGGCCTATGACCGCGACAGCAAGGTCGGGCGCTTGGACAAGGCGCTGGATGCCGCCAAGGGTGCGAACTGGACCGTGGTCGATATGGCCCGTGAGTGGCAGCGCATCTACCCATTCGAAAGCAACCAGGCTCAATGA
- a CDS encoding fused MFS/spermidine synthase yields MPAVVNLPRADSSSTTETQAPLPWLLPAALLFVSGGAALIYQVLWVKQLSLVVGVEVYAITAGISAFFTGLAMGGLLFGRWADRLRHPVKLYAGLELAVAVLAVAATLGLAQSAALFARLEASVGLLAWLLPLSLVGLPAFLMGGTLPVLVRALTPTDAQTGEAGGRLYAANTAGAICGTLLAAFVLLPQLGVTGAACVAGALNLLAALGAWCGRGRDERALPACAAAPLPRTPQARLAIALYCLAGGVALGYEVVWTQSIVQFMSTRAFAFSVVLATYLTGLVLGSALYARRADRIRDPWGLFGLLIACAGLLALLQIAGLGRWLVAWQTLLESHVLQLTGSQLAGMCARFAAAAVCVVFIPTTLLGAAFPLALRLAVDSGQVGRDVGAVVALNTLGGIVGVMLTGFVLVPGIGLVRTLVVLACVAAAIGAVATWRGQAVHKGMRAAVLLVGGATLVTGALTPPERLAQLLPGARSGELMFYQEGRGGTVAVVHQQRQGQAFNRLYIQGVSNTGDAMPSLRYMRLQALLPLLIHRGEPRSALVIGFGTGITAGAMLRYSGLEHPVVAELLPQVLAAAPLFSGNFDAVNDPRLDIRLRDGRRELLRNEQRYDVITLEPPPPSAAGVVNLYSRDFYQLAASRLQEHGLVAQWLPLPTQNDEDSRSLVRSFLDVFPHASLWTTEFHEMLLIGSATPMVLDVPRIRQRFEQPQVSAALAQVGVSSVEALLATWVTDRQGLERYAGDAQPVTDDRPRIEYAPWVRPREITRVLPALLALRVAPPLANAAPSVQAAVNDEWALLRRFYGLSLLAYNGNRQAWMREARALAPISAQNPYMRWFTGGNR; encoded by the coding sequence ATGCCCGCAGTCGTGAACCTTCCCCGCGCTGACAGTTCCAGCACCACCGAAACGCAGGCACCGTTGCCATGGCTGCTGCCTGCGGCGCTGCTGTTCGTTTCTGGCGGTGCAGCGCTGATCTATCAGGTGCTTTGGGTCAAGCAGTTGTCTCTGGTGGTTGGGGTTGAGGTGTATGCCATCACCGCGGGCATCAGTGCGTTTTTTACCGGGCTGGCCATGGGGGGGCTGCTGTTCGGTCGCTGGGCTGACCGGTTGCGCCACCCGGTCAAGCTCTATGCGGGGCTGGAGTTGGCGGTGGCAGTGCTGGCGGTGGCCGCAACCCTGGGGCTGGCGCAGAGTGCGGCACTGTTTGCCCGCCTGGAAGCGAGTGTCGGTTTGCTGGCCTGGCTGCTGCCATTGAGCCTGGTGGGGCTGCCGGCTTTTTTGATGGGCGGCACCTTGCCGGTACTGGTGCGAGCGCTGACCCCCACTGATGCACAGACGGGGGAGGCGGGCGGTCGGCTTTACGCCGCCAATACCGCTGGCGCGATCTGCGGCACCTTGCTGGCGGCATTCGTCTTGCTGCCGCAGCTTGGCGTCACCGGGGCCGCCTGCGTAGCGGGTGCGCTGAATCTGCTGGCCGCGCTGGGTGCCTGGTGCGGGCGCGGCAGGGATGAGCGGGCCTTGCCTGCTTGCGCTGCGGCCCCGCTGCCGCGCACGCCGCAGGCTCGCTTGGCCATTGCCCTGTATTGCCTGGCAGGTGGCGTGGCGCTCGGTTACGAAGTGGTGTGGACGCAATCGATCGTGCAGTTCATGAGTACCCGCGCGTTTGCCTTCTCCGTGGTGTTGGCCACCTACCTGACCGGGCTGGTCCTGGGCAGTGCGCTGTACGCCCGGCGCGCCGACCGCATCCGCGACCCTTGGGGGCTGTTCGGCCTGCTGATCGCGTGCGCCGGGCTGCTGGCGTTGTTGCAGATTGCCGGGCTCGGGCGCTGGCTGGTGGCCTGGCAGACCCTGCTGGAAAGCCATGTACTGCAACTGACCGGCAGCCAGTTGGCAGGGATGTGCGCGCGCTTCGCGGCTGCCGCGGTGTGTGTGGTGTTCATCCCGACCACCTTGCTCGGGGCGGCGTTTCCCCTGGCCCTGCGCCTGGCCGTGGACAGTGGCCAAGTGGGGCGGGACGTGGGCGCGGTGGTTGCCCTCAATACCCTGGGCGGCATCGTCGGTGTCATGCTCACGGGGTTTGTCCTGGTGCCTGGAATAGGGCTGGTGCGAACCTTGGTGGTGCTCGCCTGCGTGGCGGCGGCCATCGGCGCGGTAGCGACATGGCGCGGCCAGGCCGTGCACAAGGGCATGCGGGCGGCGGTCCTGCTGGTTGGCGGCGCGACCCTGGTTACCGGCGCGCTCACCCCACCAGAACGCTTGGCACAGTTGTTACCAGGCGCGCGTAGTGGCGAGCTGATGTTCTACCAGGAAGGCCGCGGCGGCACGGTAGCGGTGGTCCACCAGCAGCGTCAGGGCCAAGCGTTCAACCGCCTGTACATCCAGGGTGTGTCCAACACTGGGGATGCCATGCCGTCACTGCGCTACATGCGCCTGCAGGCGTTGCTGCCTTTGCTGATACATCGCGGCGAACCGCGCTCGGCGCTGGTGATCGGCTTCGGCACCGGGATCACCGCCGGGGCAATGCTGCGCTATTCAGGGCTGGAGCATCCGGTGGTTGCCGAGCTGCTGCCGCAGGTGCTGGCAGCGGCGCCGCTGTTCTCTGGTAACTTCGATGCGGTGAACGACCCGCGCCTTGACATTCGCCTGCGTGACGGGCGCCGTGAGCTTTTGCGTAACGAGCAACGCTACGACGTGATCACCCTGGAGCCGCCACCGCCTTCGGCGGCAGGGGTGGTGAACCTGTACTCGCGCGACTTCTACCAACTGGCAGCGTCGCGCCTGCAGGAGCATGGGCTGGTCGCCCAATGGCTACCGCTCCCCACTCAGAACGACGAGGACAGTCGCTCGCTGGTACGCAGCTTTCTTGACGTGTTCCCGCATGCCTCGTTGTGGACCACCGAGTTTCACGAGATGCTCTTGATCGGCTCGGCAACGCCGATGGTGCTGGATGTGCCGCGCATCCGCCAGCGCTTCGAGCAACCCCAGGTTTCGGCTGCTTTGGCCCAGGTGGGCGTGAGTTCGGTCGAGGCATTGCTGGCCACTTGGGTCACCGACAGGCAAGGGCTTGAGCGTTATGCCGGCGATGCACAGCCGGTTACCGACGATCGGCCCCGGATCGAGTATGCGCCGTGGGTCAGGCCGCGCGAAATCACCCGCGTGCTGCCGGCATTGCTGGCGCTGCGGGTGGCGCCGCCCTTGGCGAATGCCGCCCCCTCGGTGCAAGCCGCGGTGAATGATGAGTGGGCGTTGCTGCGTCGTTTTTATGGGCTGTCATTGCTGGCTTACAACGGCAATCGCCAGGCCTGGATGCGCGAGGCGCGGGCCTTGGCACCGATCAGCGCACAGAACCCTTACATGCGCTGGTTTACCGGCGGCAACCGCTGA
- a CDS encoding vWA domain-containing protein, whose product MWQFDYLWVFLLLPLPWLAYRFMRPYHEARSALRVPFFFAMSRAVNQLPGTTPPSGGRWQVLLNLLVWGLLLAACARPVLVEKAIEREQPIRDMLLAIDISQSMQAKDFTDANGQQVDRLSAVKAVVRDFIAQRKQDRIGLIVFGTGAYPQSPLTLDHASLSLLLDEVGVGMAGPNTAIGDAIGLAIKLLDQAKEQEKVMVLLSDGNDTGSAITPAHAAGLASERNIVVHAIGIGDPQASGEDKVDLQALEGIARTTGGRFFRADDRGALAQVYATLDRITPHSVKTFSHQPKRDLFWWPLGAALLLLALGHSLAAVAGPLRAQPAQGRP is encoded by the coding sequence ATGTGGCAGTTTGATTACCTGTGGGTGTTCTTGTTGCTGCCCTTGCCCTGGCTGGCCTACCGCTTCATGCGCCCCTATCACGAGGCGCGCAGCGCATTGCGGGTGCCGTTTTTCTTCGCCATGAGCCGTGCGGTGAACCAGCTCCCCGGCACCACGCCACCCTCGGGTGGGCGCTGGCAAGTGCTTTTGAACCTGCTGGTATGGGGCCTTCTGCTGGCCGCCTGCGCGCGGCCCGTACTGGTGGAAAAGGCCATCGAGCGTGAGCAGCCCATCCGCGACATGCTGCTGGCGATCGATATTTCTCAGTCCATGCAGGCCAAGGACTTTACCGACGCCAATGGCCAGCAAGTGGACAGGTTGAGCGCGGTGAAAGCGGTGGTGCGCGACTTCATCGCCCAGCGCAAGCAAGACCGCATCGGCTTGATCGTATTCGGCACCGGCGCCTACCCACAGTCGCCCCTGACCCTCGATCACGCCAGTCTCTCGCTGCTGCTCGATGAAGTCGGGGTGGGCATGGCCGGGCCGAACACCGCCATAGGCGATGCCATTGGCCTTGCCATCAAGCTGCTGGATCAGGCCAAGGAGCAGGAAAAGGTGATGGTGCTACTGAGTGACGGCAATGACACCGGTAGTGCGATCACACCCGCACACGCGGCAGGCTTGGCCAGTGAGCGGAACATCGTGGTACATGCCATTGGGATCGGCGACCCCCAGGCCAGCGGTGAAGACAAGGTCGATCTGCAAGCGCTGGAGGGCATCGCACGCACCACCGGTGGCAGGTTCTTCCGCGCCGACGACCGGGGCGCGCTGGCCCAGGTGTATGCCACGCTGGACCGGATCACCCCGCACAGCGTGAAGACCTTCAGCCACCAGCCCAAGCGTGACCTATTCTGGTGGCCCCTGGGGGCGGCCTTGCTGTTACTGGCCTTGGGGCATAGCCTGGCAGCCGTGGCTGGCCCGTTGCGGGCACAGCCTGCGCAGGGGAGGCCATGA
- a CDS encoding DUF58 domain-containing protein, with product MQPTQDGFVYASLSQLMAFEYRVRGLSFLARQPLASILAGNHASRLRGRGLSFDELRRYIPGDDLRHLDWRASLRYGKPFVRTFTEERDRPTLLLVDQRMNMYFGSRRSFKSVTAAELAALSAWIALQAGDRVGGLVFDDQQVVHIRPLRSRARVQALCAAVVRSNNRLSASGPDSEQEGQLDTALRNVIGLAGHDALVCIISDFAGVTEQTLKLLRQLGAHNDVIAMQVYDPIALDVPDKGRLSVTQGEMQIDLEIGRRQVHRPLGDFLSGRLEQVAQLLRRSQIPLMMISTGDEVLGQVQRELGRLGGSGR from the coding sequence ATGCAACCGACCCAGGATGGTTTCGTCTACGCCTCGCTCAGCCAGCTGATGGCGTTCGAATACCGCGTGCGCGGCTTGAGCTTCCTGGCGCGTCAGCCGCTGGCAAGCATCCTGGCGGGCAATCACGCCTCACGCCTGCGTGGCCGCGGCTTGAGCTTCGATGAGCTGCGCCGTTACATACCTGGCGATGATCTGCGCCACCTCGACTGGCGCGCATCGTTACGCTACGGCAAGCCGTTCGTGCGCACCTTCACCGAAGAGCGCGACCGGCCGACACTGCTGCTGGTCGATCAACGCATGAATATGTATTTCGGCTCCCGGCGCAGTTTCAAGTCAGTCACCGCTGCCGAGCTTGCCGCATTGTCGGCATGGATAGCCCTGCAGGCCGGTGATCGGGTGGGCGGGCTGGTATTCGATGATCAGCAAGTGGTGCACATCAGGCCGCTGCGCAGCCGCGCACGGGTGCAGGCCCTGTGCGCGGCAGTGGTGCGCAGCAACAACCGCCTTAGCGCGTCAGGCCCGGACAGCGAGCAAGAGGGGCAACTCGACACTGCGCTGCGCAACGTCATCGGCCTGGCCGGGCATGATGCGCTGGTCTGCATCATCAGTGACTTTGCCGGGGTGACGGAACAGACCTTGAAGCTGTTGCGGCAACTGGGCGCGCACAATGACGTGATCGCCATGCAGGTGTATGACCCTATCGCGCTGGATGTCCCCGACAAGGGGCGTTTGAGCGTAACCCAGGGCGAGATGCAGATCGACCTTGAAATCGGGCGGCGCCAGGTGCACCGGCCGCTGGGCGATTTTCTCTCCGGGCGCCTTGAGCAAGTGGCGCAGTTGCTGCGCCGCAGCCAGATACCGCTGATGATGATCAGTACCGGCGATGAGGTGTTGGGCCAGGTGCAGCGTGAACTGGGGCGGCTTGGGGGCAGTGGCCGATGA
- a CDS encoding DUF4381 domain-containing protein, with protein MSARPSPAAIDQLKELPLPVPPFSYAPQTWGWAVLLAVVVVVGLAYAVYAWRRWQRDRYRREALQRLDALVAAQAHPEQRLPALRELPALLKRVALSMPDAPAVRGLSGQQWQVFLQQRARFALPEQFAAQLHTLAYAPDLQVQAIGEPELRTLVNTCRRWIEAHHVAV; from the coding sequence ATGAGCGCCCGGCCGTCGCCTGCCGCCATCGACCAGCTCAAGGAGCTGCCGTTGCCGGTGCCACCGTTCAGTTATGCCCCGCAAACCTGGGGTTGGGCGGTATTGCTGGCCGTTGTGGTGGTGGTAGGGCTCGCGTATGCCGTGTATGCCTGGCGGCGCTGGCAGCGTGATCGTTATCGACGTGAGGCGTTGCAGCGGCTCGACGCCCTTGTTGCGGCGCAGGCCCATCCCGAGCAGCGTTTGCCAGCGCTGCGTGAATTACCGGCGTTGCTCAAGCGGGTAGCGCTTTCCATGCCAGACGCGCCAGCGGTGCGCGGCCTGTCAGGCCAGCAATGGCAGGTGTTTTTGCAGCAGCGGGCACGCTTTGCCTTGCCTGAGCAGTTCGCCGCGCAACTGCACACGCTGGCTTATGCGCCAGACCTGCAGGTGCAGGCAATCGGCGAGCCTGAGCTGCGAACCTTGGTGAACACCTGCAGGCGCTGGATCGAGGCTCACCATGTGGCAGTTTGA